A window from Drosophila nasuta strain 15112-1781.00 chromosome 3, ASM2355853v1, whole genome shotgun sequence encodes these proteins:
- the LOC132790516 gene encoding uncharacterized protein LOC132790516 isoform X3, which produces MSQQRATSSSDGGINNTEPNTPNTNNAIIVLDDSDDEEKDVQFVSVARPVMPVIDLCMSPSTSAAAAAAAAAAAATNSNTGTGDSLKTANSETTDGGALAPAPDATSDSQSAALECAICLQTCIHPARLPCGHIFCFLCVKGVAYKNRRCAMCRREIPAEFLDHPQLVNGIDDIYATRATEDGYQWYYEGRNGGWWAYDERTNDDIETAFKAFEAYKTTNAKWMTSTTQSRNSCISMDDDDYCFDFEYEDDYDDVECYTQSSTDSSSDCEAVTTDPSKLTQLICGQIYIIDLAQMSQALSSQPSKKRNIVRLKSSDPKPVVKGVAGLRAK; this is translated from the exons ATGTCGCAACAACgtgcaacaagcagcagcgaTGGCGGTATCAATAACACAGAGCCAAACACCCCCAATACCAACAATGCTATCATAGTTTTAGACGACAGTGACGACGAGGAGAAGGATGTGCAGTTTGTTAGTGTTGCGCGTCCTGTTATGCCTGTGATCGATCTCTGCATGTCACCATCCACctcagctgctgccgctgccgcagctgctgctgcagcggcgaCCAATTCCAACACTGGAACAGGTGATTCACttaaaacagcaaacagtGAAACAACGG ATGGTGGCGCCTTGGCACCTGCACCTGATGCCACATCGGACTCTCAGAGCGCTGCACTGGAATGCGCCATTTGCCTACAGACCTGTATACATCCCGCACGTCTTCCCTGCGGTCACATATTCTGCTTCTTGTGCGTTAAG GGAGTTGCCTACAAAAATCGTCGCTGTGCGATGTGCCGACGTGAGATTCCCGCCGAATTCCTCGATCACCCGCAGCTAGTGAATGGCATCGATGATATTTATGCCACACGTGCCACCGAGGATGGTTATCAATGGTACTACGAGGGACGCAATG GCGGTTGGTGGGCCTACGACGAGCGTACGAACGATGACATCGAGACTGCTTTTAAGGCCTTCGAAGCATATAAAACCACAAATGCTAAATGGATGACGTCTACTACACAGAGTAGAAATTCGTGTATTTCtatggatgatgatgattattgCTTCGACTTCGAGTATGAGGATGACTACGACGATGTTGAATGTTACACGCAGTCCTCCACTGACAGCAGCTCCGACTGTGAAGCAGTGACGACAGATCCAAGCAAATTGACGCAGCTAATCTGTGGCCAGATATACATCATTGATCTGGCTCAAATGTCGCAGGCGTTGAGCTCACAGCCAAGCAAAAAGCGAAATATTGTGCGTCTCAAGTCGTCGGACCCAAAACCAGTGGTTAAAGGCGTCGCTGGACTTCGTGCCAAATAA
- the LOC132790516 gene encoding E3 ubiquitin-protein ligase RNF146-B isoform X1, with protein sequence MSQQRATSSSDGGINNTEPNTPNTNNAIIVLDDSDDEEKDVQFVSVARPVMPVIDLCMSPSTSAAAAAAAAAAAATNSNTGTGDSLKTANSETTDGGALAPAPDATSDSQSAALECAICLQTCIHPARLPCGHIFCFLCVKGVAYKNRRCAMCRREIPAEFLDHPQLVNGIDDIYATRATEDGYQWYYEGRNGWWQYDDRTSQDIEEAFKKGDKSCSILVAGYVYIVDLEQLVQQRQNEPNRCRRVKRDLATIPKKGVAGLRIEGNQVTSDTVFSRPSNPTPTAAALGGPSSFISTIAARDAAIRIASDIIGSTLAHADELTRGLAASNISDSANDLSGEQTYSNPQQNNHTTGAGAGVGSGTTEQQSPGMVGLSASHSRSLASSHSNSIQDLMLSATEDLLDTTQQVIETNQHTIDLFEQALNDFQALTMRNFADSSDEDDDDNDNADEHNAGDNNTTVVEQAEASERPHNGHNGTMGF encoded by the exons ATGTCGCAACAACgtgcaacaagcagcagcgaTGGCGGTATCAATAACACAGAGCCAAACACCCCCAATACCAACAATGCTATCATAGTTTTAGACGACAGTGACGACGAGGAGAAGGATGTGCAGTTTGTTAGTGTTGCGCGTCCTGTTATGCCTGTGATCGATCTCTGCATGTCACCATCCACctcagctgctgccgctgccgcagctgctgctgcagcggcgaCCAATTCCAACACTGGAACAGGTGATTCACttaaaacagcaaacagtGAAACAACGG ATGGTGGCGCCTTGGCACCTGCACCTGATGCCACATCGGACTCTCAGAGCGCTGCACTGGAATGCGCCATTTGCCTACAGACCTGTATACATCCCGCACGTCTTCCCTGCGGTCACATATTCTGCTTCTTGTGCGTTAAG GGAGTTGCCTACAAAAATCGTCGCTGTGCGATGTGCCGACGTGAGATTCCCGCCGAATTCCTCGATCACCCGCAGCTAGTGAATGGCATCGATGATATTTATGCCACACGTGCCACCGAGGATGGTTATCAATGGTACTACGAGGGACGCAATG GATGGTGGCAATATGATGATCGCACCAGCCAGGACATTGAGGAGGCCTTCAAAAAGGGTGACAAATCCTGCTCCATACTCGTCGCCGGCTATGTGTACATCGTGGATCTGGAGCAGCTGGTGCAGCAGCGTCAAAACGAGCCCAATCGATGTCGTCGCGTCAAACGTGACTTGGCCACCATACCCAAGAAAGGCGTCGCTGGATTGCGCATCGAGGGCAACCAGGTGACCAGCGATACGGTCTTCAGTCGCCCCAGCAATCCCACACCGACAGCTGCCGCTTTGGGTGGCCCCTCCAGCTTTATATCGACGATCGCAGCCAGAGATGCCGCCATCCGGATTGCCAGCGACATCATTGGCTCAACGCTTGCCCATGCGGATGAGCTGACACGCGGCCTGGCGGCCAGCAATATCAGTGACAGCGCCAACGATCTGAGCGGTGAGCAAACCTACTCCAATccacaacaaaacaatcacACAACAGGTGCAGGTGCCGGGGTTGGGTCCGGGACAACAGAGCAACAGTCCCCTGGTATGGTGGGTTTGAGTGCCTCGCACTCGCGTTCGCTTGCCTCCTCGCACTCGAATTCGATACAGGATCTCATGCTCAGTGCCACCGAGGATCTGCTGGATACGACACAGCAGGTGATTGAGACCAATCAGCATACCATAGATCTCTTCGAGCAGGCCTTGAACGATTTTCAGGCGCTCACCATGCGTAACTTTGCCGACTCCAGTgatgaggatgacgatgatAATGACAATGCCGATGAGCATAATGCAGGCGATAATAATACAACAGTGGTTGAGCAAGCGGAGGCGAGCGAACGCCCACACAATGGACACAATGGCACAATGGGTTTTTAA
- the LOC132790516 gene encoding E3 ubiquitin-protein ligase rnf146 isoform X2, translated as MSQQRATSSSDGGINNTEPNTPNTNNAIIVLDDSDDEEKDVQFVSVARPVMPVIDLCMSPSTSAAAAAAAAAAAATNSNTGTGDSLKTANSETTDGGALAPAPDATSDSQSAALECAICLQTCIHPARLPCGHIFCFLCVKGVAYKNRRCAMCRREIPAEFLDHPQLVNGIDDIYATRATEDGYQWYYEGRNGWWQYDDRTSQDIEEAFKKGDKSCSILVAGYVYIVDLEQLVQQRQNEPNRCRRVKRDLATIPKKGVAGLRIEGNQVTSDTVFSRPSNPTPTAAALGGPSSFISTIAARDAAIRIASDIIGSTLAHADELTRGLAASNISDSANDLSDSFSICTPPLLLTVKCLFIATLVSTIFLKLY; from the exons ATGTCGCAACAACgtgcaacaagcagcagcgaTGGCGGTATCAATAACACAGAGCCAAACACCCCCAATACCAACAATGCTATCATAGTTTTAGACGACAGTGACGACGAGGAGAAGGATGTGCAGTTTGTTAGTGTTGCGCGTCCTGTTATGCCTGTGATCGATCTCTGCATGTCACCATCCACctcagctgctgccgctgccgcagctgctgctgcagcggcgaCCAATTCCAACACTGGAACAGGTGATTCACttaaaacagcaaacagtGAAACAACGG ATGGTGGCGCCTTGGCACCTGCACCTGATGCCACATCGGACTCTCAGAGCGCTGCACTGGAATGCGCCATTTGCCTACAGACCTGTATACATCCCGCACGTCTTCCCTGCGGTCACATATTCTGCTTCTTGTGCGTTAAG GGAGTTGCCTACAAAAATCGTCGCTGTGCGATGTGCCGACGTGAGATTCCCGCCGAATTCCTCGATCACCCGCAGCTAGTGAATGGCATCGATGATATTTATGCCACACGTGCCACCGAGGATGGTTATCAATGGTACTACGAGGGACGCAATG GATGGTGGCAATATGATGATCGCACCAGCCAGGACATTGAGGAGGCCTTCAAAAAGGGTGACAAATCCTGCTCCATACTCGTCGCCGGCTATGTGTACATCGTGGATCTGGAGCAGCTGGTGCAGCAGCGTCAAAACGAGCCCAATCGATGTCGTCGCGTCAAACGTGACTTGGCCACCATACCCAAGAAAGGCGTCGCTGGATTGCGCATCGAGGGCAACCAGGTGACCAGCGATACGGTCTTCAGTCGCCCCAGCAATCCCACACCGACAGCTGCCGCTTTGGGTGGCCCCTCCAGCTTTATATCGACGATCGCAGCCAGAGATGCCGCCATCCGGATTGCCAGCGACATCATTGGCTCAACGCTTGCCCATGCGGATGAGCTGACACGCGGCCTGGCGGCCAGCAATATCAGTGACAGCGCCAACGATCTGAGCG ATTCGTTTTCGATTTGTACCCCGCCATTACTTCTAACTGTGAAATGCCTATTCATAGCTACCCTTGTATCAACGATATTCCTAAAGCTCTACTGA
- the LOC132789292 gene encoding mitogen-activated protein kinase kinase kinase 13-B isoform X1 encodes MQPFSDSLSKSRDDLVNVAASRQQQQQQLHYGRRRHHGSSPNLSLDQTDNLRRSMACLQDEFGHLGLATTDLPFKSADIDSSAPQHHNNYAEITDSSAENTCQQRWPPHAGGGGLASAFGHPDKPIGWMYGLLGCMKPVLSFIGKAGVIEVKNPRSEDWEIPFESITDLEWLGSGAQGAVFSGKLKNEIVAVKKVKELKETDIKHLRKLDHENIIKFKGVCTQSPVFCIIMEFCPYGPLQNILKEEQVMLPSRLVSWSKQIALGMQYLHSHKIIHRDLKSPNILISTNEVVKISDFGTSREWNEISTKMSFAGTVAWMAPEVIRNEPCSEKVDIWSYGVVLWEMLTCEIPYKDVDSSAIIWGVGNNSLKLLVPSTCPEGFKLLVKLCWKSKPRNRPSFRQILSHLDIAGPELLRKTEKQYFETQKSWKEEVRCHLKEITQNGTSIHKYEQDLIKRRTAEWRHAQDIRMVYEDKLQKTNQLFFELSECMTQLQEKEKEIAERERKLPGSGYKPTRRLGNTLRKMQHYRRRLNAPPAQQIQQQSSTPDPETTPESPVKCMLYAQLDVNCQPKSYCAVSNGLVIGGSMCSKNKKTWRHRRNGSGSFAAPPKYSPTRDRRYQSEPENRKVQLVERQTQTDAMDVSETDISPCAEQPIDVTPPPNHRQLPLQLQRVQQMAAVMAQQAKVQSSTPTDNNSPANVASPSNGNSLSNSELTFQDACSSPDQLIDDVMNSNERLDITDCCSDNENLERLGRKVIEFINENRLSIQSNATENGNGGSGVNTHTGTTPELRDVGVNSSPSLSRCSSTQSRRQKRTQLQENPTNVIASNANGESQEHLGEDSWSDEEGEDTDYNYALRRRSIGRLPIGRGMRPRRSYKAPLSQKIAIHKRNVVIVSDEENTSEYSHSPSSQHSTLESNTDVPDALKQTQQQQHQKHASSSETDSSDSSEDEEEKPKATATASASALAMGSIRSSDIISIPTYEADGAVNMV; translated from the exons ATGCAACCATTTAGCGACAGTCTGAGCAAAAGTCGTGATGATTTGGTCAATGTCGCCGCCtccaggcagcagcagcaacaacaactgcactACGGCAGGCGCAGACATCATGGCAGCAGTCCAAATTTATCGCTGGACCAAACCGATAATTTGCGCAGAAG CATGGCCTGTCTGCAGGATGAGTTTGGACATCTAGGACTGGCCACAACAGACCTGCCCTTCAAATCAGCCGACATCGACTCATCTGCCCCGCAGCATCACAATAACTATGCAGAGATCACGGACAGCAGTGCCGAGAATACGTGCCAACAGCGATGGCCTCCACACGCCGGCGGAGGAGGATTGGCTAGTGCTTTTGGGCACCCGGATAAGCCCATTGGCTGGATGTATGGGCTGCTTGGCTGTATGAAGCCCGTGTTGTCCTTCATAGGGAAAGCTGGTGTGATTGAGGTGAAGAATCCACGTAGTGAAGACTGGGAAATACCCTTCGAGTCCATAACGGATCTGGAATGGTTGGGCAGCGGAGCCCAAGGTGCCGTCTTCAGCGGCAAGTTGAAGAATGAAATTGTGGCCGTGAAGAAGGTGAAAGAACTGAAGGAAACGGACATTAAGCATTTGCGCAAGCTGGATCATGAGAACATTATCAAATTCaa AGGAGTTTGCACACAATCGCCGGTGTTTTGCATCATTATGGAGTTCTGTCCGTATGGTCCACTGCAGAATATACTGAAGGAGGAGCAGGTCATGTTGCCGTCCCGTTTGGTCTCTTGGTCCAAACAAATCGCCCTGGGCATGCAATATTTGCACTCACACAAGATCATACATCGTGATCTAAAGAGTCCCAA CATACTGATTAGTACAAACGAAGTGGTGAAGATTAGCGACTTTGGCACCAGTCGCGAGTGGAATGAGATTAGCACCAAGATGAGCTTTGCCGGCACCGTTGCCTGGATGGCGCCCGAAGTCATACGCAATGAGCCCTGCTCCGAGAAGGTGGACATCTGGTCGTATGGTGTGGTGCTCTGGGAAATGCTCACGTGTGAGATACCCTACAAGGATGTCGACTCATCGGCCATCATTTGGGGTGTGGGCAACAATTCGCTCAAGCTGCTCGTGCCCAGCACTTGCCCCGAGGGCTTCAAGCTGCTCGTCAAGCTCTGTTGGAAGAGTAAGCCACGCAATCGGCCCTCGTTCCGGCAGATACTCAGTCATCTGGACATTGCCGGGCCGGAGTTGTTGCGCAAAACTGAAAAGCAATATTTTGAGACGCAAAAGTCTTGGAAGGAGGAGGTGCGTTGCCATCTGAAGGAGATCACACAGAATGGCACCAGCATACACAAGTATGAGCAGGATTTGATAAAGCGACGCACTGCTGAATGGCGACATGCCCAAGACATACGCATGGTCTACGAGGATAAGCTGCAGAAGACGAATCAATTGTTCTTCGAGCTGAGCGAGTGCATGACACAGCTgcaggagaaggagaaggaaatTGCCGAACGAGAACGTAAATTGCCTGGATCTGGTTATAAGCCCACGAGGCGACTGGGAAACACACTCAGGAAAATGCAGCACTATCGGCGTCGCCTGAATGCGCCGCCAGCCCAACAAATCCAACAGCAGTCCTCAACACCCGATCCCGAAACCACACCAGAG AGTCCTGTTAAGTGCATGCTGTATGCGCAGCTGGATGTCAACTGTCAGCCTAAATCGTACTGTGCTGTGAGTAACGGTCTCGTTATTGGCGGCAGCATGTGTAGCAAGAATAAAAAGACTTGGCGTCATCGACGCAATGGCTCCGGCTCCTTTGCCGCACCGCCCAAATACAGTCCGACACGGGATCGTCGCTACCAGAGCGAGCCGGAGAACCGCAAAGTGCAGCTGGTCGAGCGGCAAACTCAAACCGATGCCATGGATGTCAGCGAAACGGATATAAGTCCTTGTGCCGAGCAACCGATCGATGTGACACCGCCTCCCAATCATCGCCAGttgccgctgcagctgcaacgcgTGCAACAAATGGCCGCTGTCATGGCCCAGCAGGCGAAGGTGCAGTCGAGCACGCCAACGGACAACAATTCACCAGCCAATGTCGCCAGTCCATCGAATGGCAATTCGCTGAGCAACAGCGAGCTGACCTTTCAGGATGCCTGCTCGAGTCCCGATCAACTCATCGACGATGTGATGAACAGCAACGAGCGACTGGACATCACCGACTGCTGCAGTGACAATGAAAATCTCGAGCGTTTGGGCCGCAAAGTGATTGAATTCATCAACGAGAATCGGCTGTCCATACAATCAAATGCTACAGAGAATGGCAACGGTGGCAGTGgagtcaacacacacaccggCACGACACCAGAGTTGCGTGATGTGGGCGTCAATAGCAGTCCCAGCCTGAGTCGTTGCAGCAGCACGCAGAGTAGAAGACAGAAGCGAACGCAATTGCAGGAGAATCCCACAAATGTGATTGCAAGTAATGCGAATGGCGAGTCGCAGGAGCATTTGGGCGAGGATAGTTGGTCGGATGAGGAGGGCGAGGATACCGACTACAACTATGCGCTGCGCAGAAGGAG caTTGGTCGTCTCCCCATTGGACGTGGCATGAGGCCAAGACGCAGCTACAAGGCGCCGCTATCCCAAAAGATTGCCATACACAAACGGAATGTAGTCATTGTATCCGATGAGGAGAACACCTCCGAGTACAGTCACTCTCCATCGAGTCAGCACTCGACGCTCGAAAGCAATACGGACGTGCCGGATGCTCTGAAAcagacgcagcagcagcaacatcaaaagCATGCCAGTTCCAGCGAGACGGATTCAAGCGACTCCAGCGAAGACGAGGAGGAGAAGccgaaagcaacagcaacagcttcgGCTTCAGCGTTGGCCATGGGCTCGATTCGCAGCAGCGATATTATATCCATACCGACCTACGAGGCTGATGGCGCCGTTAATATGGTTTAA
- the LOC132789292 gene encoding mitogen-activated protein kinase kinase kinase 13-B isoform X2, with translation MVYYISIFGRTDPPDKIITKEKSMACLQDEFGHLGLATTDLPFKSADIDSSAPQHHNNYAEITDSSAENTCQQRWPPHAGGGGLASAFGHPDKPIGWMYGLLGCMKPVLSFIGKAGVIEVKNPRSEDWEIPFESITDLEWLGSGAQGAVFSGKLKNEIVAVKKVKELKETDIKHLRKLDHENIIKFKGVCTQSPVFCIIMEFCPYGPLQNILKEEQVMLPSRLVSWSKQIALGMQYLHSHKIIHRDLKSPNILISTNEVVKISDFGTSREWNEISTKMSFAGTVAWMAPEVIRNEPCSEKVDIWSYGVVLWEMLTCEIPYKDVDSSAIIWGVGNNSLKLLVPSTCPEGFKLLVKLCWKSKPRNRPSFRQILSHLDIAGPELLRKTEKQYFETQKSWKEEVRCHLKEITQNGTSIHKYEQDLIKRRTAEWRHAQDIRMVYEDKLQKTNQLFFELSECMTQLQEKEKEIAERERKLPGSGYKPTRRLGNTLRKMQHYRRRLNAPPAQQIQQQSSTPDPETTPESPVKCMLYAQLDVNCQPKSYCAVSNGLVIGGSMCSKNKKTWRHRRNGSGSFAAPPKYSPTRDRRYQSEPENRKVQLVERQTQTDAMDVSETDISPCAEQPIDVTPPPNHRQLPLQLQRVQQMAAVMAQQAKVQSSTPTDNNSPANVASPSNGNSLSNSELTFQDACSSPDQLIDDVMNSNERLDITDCCSDNENLERLGRKVIEFINENRLSIQSNATENGNGGSGVNTHTGTTPELRDVGVNSSPSLSRCSSTQSRRQKRTQLQENPTNVIASNANGESQEHLGEDSWSDEEGEDTDYNYALRRRSIGRLPIGRGMRPRRSYKAPLSQKIAIHKRNVVIVSDEENTSEYSHSPSSQHSTLESNTDVPDALKQTQQQQHQKHASSSETDSSDSSEDEEEKPKATATASASALAMGSIRSSDIISIPTYEADGAVNMV, from the exons ATGGTGTATTATATATCAATTTTTGGTCGCACCGATCCACcggataaaataataacaaaggAAAAGAG CATGGCCTGTCTGCAGGATGAGTTTGGACATCTAGGACTGGCCACAACAGACCTGCCCTTCAAATCAGCCGACATCGACTCATCTGCCCCGCAGCATCACAATAACTATGCAGAGATCACGGACAGCAGTGCCGAGAATACGTGCCAACAGCGATGGCCTCCACACGCCGGCGGAGGAGGATTGGCTAGTGCTTTTGGGCACCCGGATAAGCCCATTGGCTGGATGTATGGGCTGCTTGGCTGTATGAAGCCCGTGTTGTCCTTCATAGGGAAAGCTGGTGTGATTGAGGTGAAGAATCCACGTAGTGAAGACTGGGAAATACCCTTCGAGTCCATAACGGATCTGGAATGGTTGGGCAGCGGAGCCCAAGGTGCCGTCTTCAGCGGCAAGTTGAAGAATGAAATTGTGGCCGTGAAGAAGGTGAAAGAACTGAAGGAAACGGACATTAAGCATTTGCGCAAGCTGGATCATGAGAACATTATCAAATTCaa AGGAGTTTGCACACAATCGCCGGTGTTTTGCATCATTATGGAGTTCTGTCCGTATGGTCCACTGCAGAATATACTGAAGGAGGAGCAGGTCATGTTGCCGTCCCGTTTGGTCTCTTGGTCCAAACAAATCGCCCTGGGCATGCAATATTTGCACTCACACAAGATCATACATCGTGATCTAAAGAGTCCCAA CATACTGATTAGTACAAACGAAGTGGTGAAGATTAGCGACTTTGGCACCAGTCGCGAGTGGAATGAGATTAGCACCAAGATGAGCTTTGCCGGCACCGTTGCCTGGATGGCGCCCGAAGTCATACGCAATGAGCCCTGCTCCGAGAAGGTGGACATCTGGTCGTATGGTGTGGTGCTCTGGGAAATGCTCACGTGTGAGATACCCTACAAGGATGTCGACTCATCGGCCATCATTTGGGGTGTGGGCAACAATTCGCTCAAGCTGCTCGTGCCCAGCACTTGCCCCGAGGGCTTCAAGCTGCTCGTCAAGCTCTGTTGGAAGAGTAAGCCACGCAATCGGCCCTCGTTCCGGCAGATACTCAGTCATCTGGACATTGCCGGGCCGGAGTTGTTGCGCAAAACTGAAAAGCAATATTTTGAGACGCAAAAGTCTTGGAAGGAGGAGGTGCGTTGCCATCTGAAGGAGATCACACAGAATGGCACCAGCATACACAAGTATGAGCAGGATTTGATAAAGCGACGCACTGCTGAATGGCGACATGCCCAAGACATACGCATGGTCTACGAGGATAAGCTGCAGAAGACGAATCAATTGTTCTTCGAGCTGAGCGAGTGCATGACACAGCTgcaggagaaggagaaggaaatTGCCGAACGAGAACGTAAATTGCCTGGATCTGGTTATAAGCCCACGAGGCGACTGGGAAACACACTCAGGAAAATGCAGCACTATCGGCGTCGCCTGAATGCGCCGCCAGCCCAACAAATCCAACAGCAGTCCTCAACACCCGATCCCGAAACCACACCAGAG AGTCCTGTTAAGTGCATGCTGTATGCGCAGCTGGATGTCAACTGTCAGCCTAAATCGTACTGTGCTGTGAGTAACGGTCTCGTTATTGGCGGCAGCATGTGTAGCAAGAATAAAAAGACTTGGCGTCATCGACGCAATGGCTCCGGCTCCTTTGCCGCACCGCCCAAATACAGTCCGACACGGGATCGTCGCTACCAGAGCGAGCCGGAGAACCGCAAAGTGCAGCTGGTCGAGCGGCAAACTCAAACCGATGCCATGGATGTCAGCGAAACGGATATAAGTCCTTGTGCCGAGCAACCGATCGATGTGACACCGCCTCCCAATCATCGCCAGttgccgctgcagctgcaacgcgTGCAACAAATGGCCGCTGTCATGGCCCAGCAGGCGAAGGTGCAGTCGAGCACGCCAACGGACAACAATTCACCAGCCAATGTCGCCAGTCCATCGAATGGCAATTCGCTGAGCAACAGCGAGCTGACCTTTCAGGATGCCTGCTCGAGTCCCGATCAACTCATCGACGATGTGATGAACAGCAACGAGCGACTGGACATCACCGACTGCTGCAGTGACAATGAAAATCTCGAGCGTTTGGGCCGCAAAGTGATTGAATTCATCAACGAGAATCGGCTGTCCATACAATCAAATGCTACAGAGAATGGCAACGGTGGCAGTGgagtcaacacacacaccggCACGACACCAGAGTTGCGTGATGTGGGCGTCAATAGCAGTCCCAGCCTGAGTCGTTGCAGCAGCACGCAGAGTAGAAGACAGAAGCGAACGCAATTGCAGGAGAATCCCACAAATGTGATTGCAAGTAATGCGAATGGCGAGTCGCAGGAGCATTTGGGCGAGGATAGTTGGTCGGATGAGGAGGGCGAGGATACCGACTACAACTATGCGCTGCGCAGAAGGAG caTTGGTCGTCTCCCCATTGGACGTGGCATGAGGCCAAGACGCAGCTACAAGGCGCCGCTATCCCAAAAGATTGCCATACACAAACGGAATGTAGTCATTGTATCCGATGAGGAGAACACCTCCGAGTACAGTCACTCTCCATCGAGTCAGCACTCGACGCTCGAAAGCAATACGGACGTGCCGGATGCTCTGAAAcagacgcagcagcagcaacatcaaaagCATGCCAGTTCCAGCGAGACGGATTCAAGCGACTCCAGCGAAGACGAGGAGGAGAAGccgaaagcaacagcaacagcttcgGCTTCAGCGTTGGCCATGGGCTCGATTCGCAGCAGCGATATTATATCCATACCGACCTACGAGGCTGATGGCGCCGTTAATATGGTTTAA